Proteins encoded by one window of Papio anubis isolate 15944 chromosome 7, Panubis1.0, whole genome shotgun sequence:
- the CHRNB4 gene encoding neuronal acetylcholine receptor subunit beta-4 — protein sequence MRHAPSLVLFLLVALCGRGDCRVANAEEKLMDDLLNKTRYNNLIRPATSSSQLISIKLQLSLAQLISVNEREQIMTTNVWLKQEWTDYRLTWNSSRYEGVNILRIPTKRIWLPDIVLYNNADGTYEVSVYTNLVVRSNGSVVWLPPAIYKSTCKIEVKYFPFDQQNCTLKFRSWTYDHTEIDMVLMTPTASMDDFTPNGEWDIVALPGRRTVNPQDPSYVDVTYDFIIKRKPLFYTINLIIPCVLITSLAILVFYLPSDCGEKMTLCISVLLALTVFLLLISKIVPPTSLDVPLIGKYLMFTMVLVTFSIVTSVCVLNVHHRSPSTHTMAPWVKRCFLHKLPTFLFMKRPGPDSSLARAFLPSKSHVTKPKATTTSTSPSKLYGNSMYFVNPASAAPKSPAGSRDFWLRSSGRFRQDVQEALEGVSFIAQHMKNDDEDQSVVEDWKYVAMVVDRLFLWVFVFVCVLGTVGLFLPPLFQTQTASEGPYAAQCD from the exons ATGAGGCATGCGCCTTCCCTGGTCCTTTTCCTCCTGGTCGCCCTTTGCGGGCGCG GGGACTGCCGCGTGGCCAATGCAGAGGAAAAGCTGATGGACGACCTTCTGAACAAAACCCGTTACAATAACCTGATCCGCCCAGCCACCAGCTCCTCACAGCTCATCTCCATCAAGCTGCAGCTCTCCCTGGCCCAGCTTATCAGCGTG AATGAGCGAGAGCAGATCATGACCACCAATGTCTGGCTGAAACAG GAATGGACTGATTACCGCCTGACCTGGAACAGCTCCCGCTACGAGGGTGTGAACATCCTGAGGATCCCCACCAAGCGCATCTGGTTGCCTGACATCGTGCTTTACAACAA CGCTGACGGGACCTATGAGGTGTCTGTCTACACCAACTTGGTAGTCCGGTCCAACGGCAGCGTCGTGTGGCTGCCCCCTGCCATCTACAAGAGCACCTGCAAGATTGAGGTGAAGTACTTTCCCTTCGACCAGCAGAACTGCACCCTCAAGTTCCGCTCCTGGACCTATGACCACACGGAGATAGACATGGTCCTCATGACACCCACAGCCAGCATGGATGACTTTACTCCCAATGGTGAGTGGGACATAGTGGCCCTCCCAGGGAGAAGGACAGTGAACCCACAGGACCCCAGCTATGTGGACGTGACTTACGACTTCATCATCAAGCGCAAGCCTCTGTTCTACACCATCAACCTCATCATCCCCTGCGTGCTCATCACCTCGCTGGCCATCCTCGTCTTCTACCTGCCGTCCGACTGCGGCGAGAAGATGACGCTGTGCATCTCTGTGCTGCTGGCGCTCACAGTCTTCCTGCTGCTCATCTCCAAGATCGTGCCGCCCACCTCCCTCGATGTGCCTCTCATTGGCAAGTACCTCATGTTCACCATGGTGCTGGTCACCTTCTCCATCGTCACCAGCGTCTGCGTGCTCAATGTGCACCACCGCTCACCCAGCACCCACACCATGGCACCCTGGGTCAAGCGCTGCTTCCTGCACAAGCTGCCTACCTTCCTCTTCATGAAGCGCCCTGGCCCTGACAGCAGTCTGGCCAGAGCCTTCCTGCCCAGCAAGTCACACGTGACCAAGCCCAaggccaccaccacctccaccagccCCTCCAAACTCTATGGGAACTCCATGTACTTTGTGAACCCTGCCTCTGCAGCTCCCAAGTCTCCAGCCGGCTCCAGGGATTTCTGGCTGCGGTCCTCTGGGAGGTTCCGACAGGATGTGCAGGAGGCATTAGAAGGTGTCAGCTTCATCGCCCAGCACATGAAGAATGACGATGAAGACCAGAGT GTCGTTGAAGACTGGAAGTACGTGGCTATGGTGGTAGACCGGCTGTTCCTGTGGGTGTTCGTGTTTGTGTGCGTACTGGGCACTGTTGGGCTCTTCCTACCGCCCCTCTTCCAGACCCAAACGGCTTCAGAAGGGCCCTACGCTGCCCAGTGTGACTGA